In Spiroplasma sp. SV19, one DNA window encodes the following:
- a CDS encoding single-stranded DNA-binding protein — MNQVMLVGQVEGTYEIIYDKKEAERKLMKFLLKIQRPFKNKDGNYDSDLVNVKVWTNNIDDLDISLRDKAIIAVKGRIQSFRSNNFDEENYYNDIIADRVTYLSSFN; from the coding sequence ATGAATCAAGTGATGTTGGTTGGGCAAGTGGAAGGAACTTATGAAATTATTTATGATAAAAAAGAAGCAGAGCGAAAACTAATGAAATTTTTGCTAAAGATTCAACGCCCTTTTAAAAATAAAGATGGTAACTATGATAGTGATTTAGTTAATGTTAAAGTATGAACAAATAATATCGATGATTTAGATATTAGTCTGCGTGATAAAGCAATTATTGCAGTTAAAGGACGGATTCAATCGTTTCGTTCCAATAATTTTGATGAAGAAAATTATTATAACGATATAATTGCGGATCGTGTCACTTATTTAAGTAGTTTTAACTAG
- a CDS encoding tRNA (cytidine(34)-2'-O)-methyltransferase — translation MKTTKKINIVLFEPEIAQNVGAIMRTCVAINAKLHLIEPFGFIFDERFITRSSANYIEYADYELYNDWNHFLQLNPNLKLYCATRYAKQPHSAIDFTKDENLFILFGRESTGIPTAILKANLARTFRIPMAEHVRSLNIANTVGIVGYEIMRQLDYPGLSKVEIQKGADFLEQD, via the coding sequence ATGAAAACAACTAAGAAAATTAACATTGTTTTATTTGAGCCAGAAATAGCTCAAAATGTTGGAGCAATTATGCGAACTTGTGTGGCAATTAATGCAAAGTTACATTTAATTGAACCATTTGGTTTTATCTTTGATGAACGTTTTATTACACGGAGTAGTGCCAATTATATTGAGTATGCTGATTATGAGTTATATAATGATTGAAACCATTTTTTGCAATTAAATCCAAATTTAAAGTTATATTGTGCAACTCGGTATGCAAAACAACCACATAGTGCGATTGATTTTACGAAAGATGAGAATCTTTTTATCTTATTTGGGCGAGAATCAACGGGGATTCCAACCGCAATTTTAAAGGCAAATTTAGCGCGGACTTTTCGCATTCCAATGGCTGAACATGTTCGTAGCTTAAACATTGCTAATACGGTTGGGATTGTTGGTTATGAAATAATGCGGCAGTTAGATTATCCTGGTTTATCAAAAGTTGAAATTCAAAAAGGCGCTGATTTCTTAGAACAAGATTAA
- the rdgB gene encoding RdgB/HAM1 family non-canonical purine NTP pyrophosphatase, with the protein MKDIWIATSNKNKVREFNEMFQNVNITVKSLLDLEIPIPEIPETGTTFEENAFCKAAFLSQMINRPVLADDSGLEIIGLDHFPGINTRRWAYPITDNKIINDLLIEKCELLERRDAQAVCVLCYIDPLKKVTMYFRGVTKGVITDEPVGVNAFGYDPIFLLPEIGRTYAELTLTEKNNYSHRAKAFRAFKKWWLGE; encoded by the coding sequence ATGAAAGACATTTGGATTGCAACTAGTAATAAAAACAAAGTTCGAGAATTTAACGAGATGTTTCAGAATGTTAATATAACAGTTAAATCATTATTAGATTTAGAAATTCCTATTCCTGAAATTCCAGAAACAGGAACTACGTTTGAAGAGAATGCTTTTTGTAAGGCGGCGTTTTTAAGCCAAATGATTAACAGACCAGTTTTAGCTGATGATTCTGGTTTAGAGATTATTGGTTTAGATCATTTCCCGGGAATTAATACACGTCGCTGGGCCTATCCCATTACTGATAACAAAATTATTAATGATTTATTAATTGAAAAATGTGAATTATTAGAGCGCCGTGATGCGCAAGCTGTTTGTGTATTATGCTATATTGACCCGCTGAAAAAAGTAACAATGTACTTTCGGGGAGTCACAAAAGGGGTTATTACTGATGAACCAGTTGGTGTGAATGCCTTTGGTTATGATCCAATTTTTTTATTACCAGAAATTGGGCGAACTTATGCAGAATTAACTTTAACAGAGAAAAACAATTATTCTCATCGAGCAAAAGCATTTCGTGCTTTTAAGAAATGATGATTAGGAGAGTAA